From a region of the Phycisphaerales bacterium AB-hyl4 genome:
- a CDS encoding anti-sigma factor domain-containing protein produces MSCKEQHRDQILLYLAGALDEQQQQALEEHLDTSCPVCAAYMAEAEATLANLALALPPDEPSVGSRERLMARVQRDRQDTARAAKASAAPSPRDSPTMPESRSRSEDADDQTMVFGGRRRGMMARLLPMGAVAAAAAVVTAIVLLGPLTANRERVAELEQQLHAAGETVTEHESSMAQMSRAMDGTANLFDSLYSSAMQMVSFRSEDESYADAVARLLWDEERNVCHFFVRSLRPPSEGKVYHLWLVTEDDRMVRAGRFKPDEDGGMHIEFELPNGVESFSRAAVSYANADADDADDLRGTLVMEGLLR; encoded by the coding sequence GCTGGAGGAACATCTGGACACTAGCTGTCCGGTCTGTGCCGCATACATGGCCGAGGCTGAGGCGACGTTGGCCAATCTGGCTTTGGCGTTGCCGCCCGACGAGCCGTCTGTCGGTTCGCGTGAGCGGTTGATGGCGCGGGTGCAGCGTGATCGGCAGGACACGGCCCGCGCGGCGAAGGCCTCGGCTGCGCCGTCGCCTCGCGATTCGCCGACGATGCCCGAGTCGCGGTCCCGGTCGGAAGATGCGGACGATCAGACGATGGTGTTCGGTGGGCGGAGGCGGGGCATGATGGCCCGGCTGCTGCCGATGGGCGCGGTCGCGGCGGCGGCGGCGGTGGTGACGGCGATCGTGCTGCTCGGGCCGTTGACCGCCAATCGCGAGCGCGTCGCCGAGCTGGAGCAGCAGCTTCACGCCGCCGGCGAGACGGTCACGGAGCACGAAAGCAGCATGGCGCAGATGTCCCGTGCGATGGACGGCACGGCCAACCTGTTCGACTCGCTGTATTCGTCGGCGATGCAGATGGTCTCGTTCCGCAGCGAAGACGAGAGCTACGCCGACGCGGTGGCCCGGCTGCTGTGGGACGAGGAGCGGAACGTATGTCACTTTTTCGTTCGCAGTCTTCGGCCGCCGAGCGAGGGCAAGGTGTACCACCTCTGGCTGGTGACGGAGGATGATCGGATGGTCCGGGCCGGGCGGTTTAAGCCGGACGAAGATGGGGGCATGCATATCGAGTTCGAGTTGCCCAACGGCGTGGAGTCGTTCAGCCGGGCGGCGGTGAGCTACGCGAATGCGGATGCGGACGATGCGGATGATCTGCGAGGCACGCTGGTGATGGAAGGTCTGCTGCGGTAA
- a CDS encoding AAA family ATPase, with protein sequence MTRYNSIIGAIAATARSETSHDDGPQPFITISRQAGAGAHTLQEKLITRLRQFDPTPEGQHDWTGIDRELVEMVAGDDELLAQLVEGLGEQSRSWLEEVLAGMFNTNATEIRAYRQAAKAMRALAQRGRVILIGRGGVFVTRGMPLGVHVYLVAPERDRIEHMRHQFSITRDAATERVREIDANRQAFYQRYWPGESLSPERFTVTFNTTTATDDEIADAVLTLVPTLNVQVTAEPVQMPRLTGVFQRVSTES encoded by the coding sequence ATGACACGGTACAACTCGATCATCGGAGCCATTGCCGCCACCGCTCGCAGTGAGACGTCGCACGACGACGGGCCCCAGCCGTTCATCACGATCAGCCGACAGGCCGGTGCGGGCGCTCATACGTTGCAGGAGAAGCTCATCACGCGCCTGCGTCAGTTCGACCCGACGCCCGAAGGCCAGCACGACTGGACCGGCATTGACCGCGAACTGGTGGAGATGGTCGCCGGCGACGACGAATTGCTCGCGCAACTGGTCGAAGGCCTCGGCGAACAGTCGCGGAGTTGGCTGGAGGAAGTGCTCGCCGGGATGTTCAATACCAACGCCACCGAGATTCGCGCGTACCGCCAGGCGGCCAAGGCGATGCGTGCGCTGGCTCAGCGCGGCCGGGTGATTCTCATCGGCCGGGGCGGAGTGTTCGTGACGCGCGGCATGCCGTTGGGCGTGCACGTCTATCTCGTCGCGCCGGAGCGTGACCGGATCGAGCACATGCGGCACCAGTTCAGCATCACGCGCGACGCGGCGACTGAGCGTGTACGCGAGATTGACGCGAACCGTCAGGCGTTTTACCAGCGCTACTGGCCGGGCGAGTCGCTGTCGCCCGAGCGTTTCACCGTAACCTTCAACACGACCACCGCGACGGATGATGAGATCGCCGACGCGGTGCTGACGCTCGTGCCGACGCTGAACGTGCAGGTCACCGCCGAGCCGGTGCAGATGCCGCGGCTGACGGGTGTCTTCCAACGCGTCTCGACCGAGTCGTAG
- a CDS encoding PHP domain-containing protein, with the protein MRCDLHLHSTASDGTDLPQDLPRLAREAELGAIALTDHDTTAGLAACAEAAAKHDLPFVPGIELSADPLLDRQTARATPPRRLGTLHILGYFIDPADEQLALVQGWLHEARQQRNPEMVERLNDLGMKLHYDEVIELAGGDVPATVVGRPHIAELLVRKGYVKSKHEAFARYLGEGGEAYIRKDRLSAEKAIEAIHHAGGLALLAHPVQLGLADHDALEHMVARLRDLGLDGIETHHSDHRPRDVERFAGLADRYELLTCGGSDYHGTRKTVKLDHARVPLDVYHQLREAYERR; encoded by the coding sequence ATGCGTTGCGATCTGCACCTGCATTCGACGGCTTCCGACGGCACGGACCTGCCACAGGATCTGCCGCGCCTCGCGCGCGAGGCCGAGCTGGGCGCGATTGCGCTGACGGACCACGACACCACGGCCGGGCTCGCGGCGTGCGCCGAGGCGGCGGCGAAGCATGATCTACCGTTCGTGCCGGGTATCGAACTGTCTGCCGACCCGCTGCTGGATCGACAGACCGCCAGGGCAACCCCACCCCGGCGACTGGGTACGCTGCATATCCTCGGCTATTTCATCGACCCGGCGGACGAGCAGCTCGCGCTGGTGCAGGGCTGGCTGCACGAAGCCCGGCAGCAGCGCAACCCGGAAATGGTCGAACGGCTGAACGATCTGGGGATGAAGCTTCATTACGACGAAGTGATCGAACTGGCAGGCGGCGATGTGCCGGCGACGGTGGTGGGTCGGCCACACATCGCGGAGCTGCTGGTGCGCAAGGGGTACGTGAAGTCGAAGCATGAGGCGTTCGCGCGATACCTCGGCGAAGGCGGCGAGGCGTATATCCGCAAGGATCGCCTGAGCGCGGAAAAGGCCATCGAAGCCATTCACCACGCGGGCGGACTGGCGTTGCTGGCACACCCGGTGCAACTCGGCCTGGCGGACCACGATGCACTGGAACACATGGTCGCTCGTTTGCGCGATCTTGGTCTGGACGGGATTGAAACCCATCACAGCGACCACCGCCCGCGCGACGTCGAGCGTTTCGCCGGGCTGGCGGATCGGTACGAGTTGCTGACGTGTGGCGGCAGCGACTATCACGGTACGCGGAAGACGGTCAAGCTCGATCATGCACGGGTGCCGCTGGATGTGTATCACCAGTTGCGCGAGGCGTACGAACGGCGATGA
- a CDS encoding MFS transporter gives MFDRLVKPFAPRSQPWITRQSYTYELRNALTYPIAIAMVEGGVVGILAAKAFNVAPWQFAMIMAAPMFANMTSFIWAFLARGKRKIAAINVLQVTTLLCVAGIALLPGGGGEHHPLGAMLLTVLVVLSRCLLSGVVTLRSTVWRMNYPRNVRAQVTGRLALINSLILGFAPLLGYFLLDLRDDAFRVVYPLSAGLALLGVFSFSHVRLRGERELLRYEQTPTARPLPHGLPGPIYEYDPKQARTERNDKPNFWAVLKQDHFFRSYMIWQFVAGAANMTSEVVIIYIIAELTAELPVEYMLSILLSTAIPMSLAVATMPLWARQLDSMHVAQFRARQGWYWITNQLANWVAAFLAFGVSGSLWAAMAVLIGARAIQGITRGAGMLAWNLGHNDFADRRLVGTYMGIHVTLTGVRGAIVPFVGMALYAGWPEITLPGTAWILLPSFGGIGYHVFLVTAAGAMAAEFGFKSLHRAIVRENHGGVPGD, from the coding sequence ATGTTCGATCGCCTGGTCAAGCCATTTGCTCCGCGAAGTCAGCCCTGGATCACCCGGCAGAGCTATACGTACGAGTTGCGCAATGCGCTGACTTATCCGATCGCGATCGCGATGGTCGAAGGCGGCGTGGTGGGCATTCTCGCGGCGAAGGCGTTCAACGTCGCGCCGTGGCAGTTCGCCATGATCATGGCAGCGCCAATGTTCGCGAACATGACCAGCTTCATCTGGGCGTTTCTCGCGCGCGGCAAGCGGAAAATTGCGGCGATCAACGTGCTCCAGGTCACGACGCTGCTGTGCGTGGCGGGCATCGCGCTGCTGCCCGGCGGCGGCGGGGAGCATCATCCGCTGGGCGCGATGCTGCTGACCGTGTTGGTGGTGCTGTCGCGTTGCCTGCTGTCGGGCGTGGTCACATTGCGGTCGACGGTGTGGCGGATGAACTATCCGCGAAATGTCCGCGCGCAGGTGACAGGTCGGCTGGCGTTGATCAACTCGCTGATTTTGGGGTTCGCGCCGCTGCTGGGCTATTTCCTGCTGGACTTGCGCGACGATGCATTCCGCGTGGTGTATCCGCTGAGCGCGGGGTTGGCGTTGCTGGGGGTGTTCAGCTTTTCGCATGTTCGACTACGCGGCGAGCGGGAGTTGCTGCGTTACGAGCAGACGCCAACCGCGCGGCCGCTGCCGCACGGCCTGCCGGGGCCGATTTACGAGTATGACCCGAAGCAGGCCCGCACGGAGCGCAACGACAAGCCGAACTTCTGGGCTGTGCTCAAGCAGGACCACTTTTTTCGTAGTTACATGATCTGGCAGTTCGTGGCCGGCGCGGCGAATATGACCAGCGAAGTGGTGATCATCTATATCATCGCGGAGCTGACTGCCGAGCTGCCGGTGGAGTACATGCTCTCGATTCTACTGAGCACGGCGATCCCGATGTCGCTGGCGGTGGCGACGATGCCGTTGTGGGCCCGGCAGCTGGACAGCATGCACGTGGCGCAGTTTCGCGCGCGGCAGGGGTGGTACTGGATCACCAATCAGCTTGCCAACTGGGTGGCGGCGTTTCTGGCGTTCGGGGTGAGCGGGTCGCTTTGGGCGGCGATGGCGGTGCTGATCGGGGCGCGGGCGATTCAGGGCATCACGCGCGGCGCGGGGATGTTGGCGTGGAATCTGGGGCATAACGACTTCGCCGACCGGCGGCTGGTGGGCACGTACATGGGCATTCACGTCACGCTCACGGGCGTGCGTGGGGCGATCGTGCCGTTTGTGGGGATGGCGCTTTATGCCGGGTGGCCTGAGATCACGCTGCCGGGCACGGCTTGGATATTGCTGCCGAGTTTCGGGGGGATCGGGTACCATGTGTTTCTTGTGACCGCTGCCGGGGCGATGGCGGCCGAGTTCGGGTTCAAGAGCCTGCATCGCGCAATAGTTCGTGAGAACCATGGCGGCGTGCCGGGGGATTAG
- a CDS encoding PAS domain-containing protein, whose amino-acid sequence MNRRLSEQWLVAQNRVLEQFSSAQPLSAVMRSLAEGAERQLAGARCVIMLADEQGEKLRVVAAPSMSEAFREQMPALSVSEQHATCGMAAYLRQPVVTTDVRADACWANFREAAEAFGIRACWSTPMIGGDGHLLGTFALTYDHPREPMDGETQVVDTCTHLAVMIIERRRHERALRESEQRFRATADAAPVLIWMSGLDKKCFYFNKGWLAFTGRSMEEEVGDGWAEGVHAEDRERCLKVYTEAFARREPFRMDYRLRRADGEYRWVLDHGVPRRMSDGTFAGFIGTCVDITEQRRTEEELRESESRLRFTLDAARIGTWQWDIATGAVHWSDNLARIHGQKPEELTGQFEDFVQHVDPDHRERVLGEIRQAIEQQTTYETEYPTQFGPGKPGWMATRGKVVYGANHEPVRMNGVCMDITDRRVAEDRLRAHARQQETVAQLGQLALGGEDLQGLMDEIVRRVAETLDVPLTKLLELEPSGKQLRLCAGVGWQEGLVGEGRVGAELDSQAGYTLQSDRPVVVTDLASEQRFNGPQLLHDYGVVSGMSVVVPGLGGRPWGVFGVHTTVPREFTRDDINFLQSVAHLLAAAIQRKASERELQTLNETLEQRVADRTAVAEHRAVQLRALAAELAQAERRERRRLAKLLHDHLQQLLVAAKLRVGAIQGRLEEPELADAADQVDKLLEKSIEASRSLTVELSPPILYDAGLPAAIEWLCRWMNDQHGLTVQLDMAVVEDQRPLGSEVCVFLFDAVREMLFNVVKHAGVKEAMVRVTHQPPGPLRIEVEDCGSGFEAAALHASDVTAAGFGLFSIRERVQLFGGKLDLHSQRGEGTRITIELALGDDQSSPATIGDAPAGEGGSGGDSPTIPSADDAIVLPCIGPKDSTSSGDKTDDDSSERPRDRVRVLVVDDHAPLRKGLITLLSGHRDIEVVGEAVDGEMAVEAAQRLCPDVVLMDVHMPGINGIEATRQIAQLMPRVRVVGLSIEEHEEMGRAMRQAGAALYLPKGSPPAMLFDAIRQYTAVAE is encoded by the coding sequence ATGAACCGTCGCCTAAGCGAACAATGGTTGGTTGCTCAGAATCGCGTGCTGGAGCAGTTCAGCTCGGCGCAGCCGTTGTCGGCAGTGATGCGGAGCCTCGCCGAGGGTGCCGAGCGGCAATTGGCGGGAGCGCGGTGTGTGATCATGCTGGCGGATGAGCAGGGCGAGAAGCTGCGGGTTGTTGCCGCGCCGAGCATGTCCGAAGCGTTTCGCGAGCAGATGCCGGCCTTGTCGGTAAGTGAGCAGCACGCGACCTGCGGCATGGCGGCGTATTTGCGCCAGCCTGTGGTGACGACGGACGTGCGGGCGGATGCATGCTGGGCGAATTTCCGCGAGGCGGCGGAGGCGTTTGGCATTCGCGCGTGCTGGTCGACGCCGATGATCGGTGGTGACGGGCACCTGCTGGGCACGTTCGCGCTGACGTACGATCATCCGCGCGAGCCGATGGATGGCGAGACACAGGTGGTCGATACGTGCACGCATCTGGCGGTGATGATCATCGAACGCCGACGACATGAGCGGGCCTTGCGCGAGAGCGAGCAACGCTTTCGCGCGACAGCCGACGCGGCCCCCGTGTTGATCTGGATGTCGGGCCTGGACAAAAAGTGCTTTTACTTCAACAAGGGTTGGCTGGCGTTCACCGGCCGATCGATGGAAGAGGAAGTCGGCGACGGCTGGGCGGAGGGCGTCCACGCGGAGGACCGTGAACGCTGCCTCAAGGTTTACACGGAGGCGTTCGCTCGGCGTGAGCCATTCCGGATGGATTATCGCCTGCGGCGGGCGGACGGCGAATATCGCTGGGTGCTGGATCATGGCGTGCCCCGCCGCATGTCGGACGGCACGTTCGCCGGCTTTATCGGCACTTGCGTGGACATCACCGAACAGCGGCGAACCGAGGAAGAACTTCGCGAAAGCGAGAGTCGGCTACGCTTCACCCTCGACGCGGCGCGCATCGGCACGTGGCAGTGGGACATCGCCACCGGGGCCGTGCATTGGTCGGACAACCTCGCCCGCATCCACGGCCAGAAACCCGAGGAGTTGACCGGACAGTTCGAAGACTTCGTGCAGCATGTCGACCCGGATCATCGCGAGCGCGTGTTGGGCGAAATACGCCAGGCCATCGAGCAGCAAACCACGTACGAGACGGAGTATCCGACGCAGTTCGGGCCCGGCAAGCCGGGGTGGATGGCGACGCGGGGCAAGGTGGTTTACGGCGCGAACCACGAGCCGGTGCGGATGAACGGCGTTTGCATGGACATCACCGACCGTCGCGTGGCGGAGGATCGACTGCGGGCGCACGCGCGTCAGCAGGAGACGGTAGCGCAGCTCGGCCAGCTCGCGCTGGGTGGTGAGGATCTTCAAGGGTTGATGGACGAGATCGTCCGCCGTGTGGCCGAGACGCTGGACGTGCCGTTGACGAAGCTGCTTGAGCTTGAGCCCAGCGGCAAGCAGCTTCGGTTGTGTGCTGGGGTGGGCTGGCAGGAAGGGCTCGTCGGCGAGGGCCGGGTGGGTGCGGAGTTGGACTCGCAGGCGGGTTATACGTTGCAGTCGGATCGGCCGGTGGTGGTGACGGACCTTGCCAGTGAGCAGCGGTTCAACGGTCCGCAGCTGTTGCACGATTATGGTGTGGTCAGTGGGATGAGCGTGGTGGTCCCGGGGCTGGGCGGTCGGCCGTGGGGCGTGTTCGGCGTGCATACGACGGTGCCGCGCGAATTTACGCGGGATGACATCAACTTTCTTCAGTCGGTGGCGCACCTGCTGGCCGCGGCGATTCAGCGCAAAGCCAGCGAGCGCGAGTTGCAGACGCTCAACGAAACGCTGGAGCAGCGGGTGGCGGACCGCACGGCCGTGGCGGAACATCGCGCGGTGCAACTGCGGGCGCTCGCGGCGGAACTGGCGCAAGCGGAGCGGCGCGAACGTCGACGGCTGGCGAAGCTGCTGCACGATCACCTTCAACAGTTGCTCGTGGCGGCGAAGCTGCGCGTCGGGGCGATACAGGGTCGGCTTGAAGAGCCGGAGCTGGCCGACGCGGCCGACCAGGTGGACAAGTTGCTTGAGAAGTCGATCGAGGCGTCACGTTCGCTGACGGTGGAGCTGAGTCCGCCGATCCTTTACGACGCCGGCCTGCCCGCGGCGATCGAATGGCTTTGCCGATGGATGAACGACCAGCATGGCTTGACGGTGCAATTGGACATGGCGGTGGTGGAGGATCAGCGGCCGCTGGGCTCGGAAGTGTGTGTGTTCCTGTTTGATGCGGTGCGGGAGATGTTGTTCAACGTGGTCAAGCATGCGGGGGTGAAAGAGGCGATGGTGCGGGTGACGCATCAGCCGCCGGGGCCGTTGCGCATCGAGGTGGAAGATTGCGGCTCGGGCTTCGAAGCGGCGGCGCTGCATGCCAGCGATGTGACGGCGGCGGGGTTCGGGCTGTTCAGCATTCGAGAGCGCGTGCAGTTGTTCGGCGGCAAGCTGGACCTGCACAGCCAGCGGGGGGAGGGGACGCGCATTACGATCGAGCTGGCGTTGGGGGACGATCAGAGTTCGCCGGCGACGATCGGCGACGCGCCGGCCGGCGAAGGTGGCTCGGGTGGGGATTCACCAACGATTCCGTCGGCGGATGATGCGATTGTCCTGCCTTGCATCGGGCCGAAGGATTCGACGTCGAGCGGTGATAAGACGGATGACGATTCGTCGGAGCGACCGCGTGACCGGGTTCGTGTGCTGGTGGTGGACGATCACGCGCCGCTGCGCAAGGGGTTGATCACGCTGCTGTCGGGCCATCGTGATATCGAAGTGGTGGGTGAAGCGGTGGATGGTGAGATGGCGGTCGAGGCGGCGCAACGGCTTTGCCCGGACGTGGTGTTGATGGACGTGCATATGCCGGGGATTAATGGCATCGAGGCCACACGTCAGATTGCGCAGCTGATGCCGCGGGTGCGGGTTGTGGGCTTGTCGATTGAGGAGCACGAAGAGATGGGCCGAGCGATGCGGCAGGCCGGCGCGGCGCTGTATCTGCCCAAGGGCAGCCCGCCGGCGATGCTGTTCGATGCGATTCGCCAATACACGGCTGTGGCGGAGTGA
- a CDS encoding outer membrane beta-barrel protein, with the protein MRYLMMSLLAVVVFSAPALAQQPGAFGPRQGDWEMTVAGFGASDRNIDNGNIAVTGEVGHYLTRELLVGARQDLSWVGGSDTSDSYAGATRAVAQWHFDFGEWRPFVGANLGYVYGRDRADSGTVGPEGGVKWYLQETTFVFARAGFDVEFRSSSDIDRRRGSWTYALGLGFNF; encoded by the coding sequence ATGCGATACCTGATGATGAGCTTGCTTGCGGTGGTTGTGTTTTCAGCCCCCGCCCTCGCCCAGCAGCCCGGAGCTTTTGGCCCGCGGCAAGGCGATTGGGAAATGACTGTTGCTGGCTTCGGTGCCAGCGATCGAAACATTGACAACGGCAACATTGCCGTGACTGGTGAAGTGGGTCACTACCTGACCCGCGAACTGCTCGTCGGTGCCCGCCAGGACCTGTCCTGGGTTGGCGGCAGCGACACGAGCGACTCGTACGCCGGTGCGACCCGCGCCGTGGCTCAGTGGCACTTTGACTTCGGCGAATGGCGTCCGTTCGTCGGTGCCAACCTGGGTTATGTGTACGGCCGCGACCGTGCCGACTCGGGTACGGTTGGCCCCGAAGGTGGCGTGAAGTGGTACCTGCAGGAGACGACCTTCGTCTTCGCCCGTGCCGGCTTCGACGTTGAGTTCCGCAGCTCGAGCGACATCGATCGTCGCCGCGGCTCGTGGACCTACGCCCTCGGTCTCGGTTTTAACTTCTAA
- a CDS encoding UvrB/UvrC motif-containing protein: MTHRRDKLDQLLAKARELPKTPGVYLMKDAQGRVIYVGKAGNLPNRVSSYFIPSADLGPKKQSMLGVVDDFDIIECEGEWEALLTENRLIKDIHPRFNARLTDDKTFPYLVITLRDDFPGVYITREPSNPEFKGAKVLGPFTSSGALREAMQLLQRVFKFRTCHLEINDTDPKQDGRAYFRPCLLHPIKQCTAPCAAKISKAAYREDIDRFIRFLESKRSVMLRELRNEMEQASKDLAFERAAVLRDQIKAIEKLDERGKKSQGWQPEAETFYSDPTKGLESLRKTLGRDEPIRYIECIDIAHLQGGETVGSKVAFIDGRPLKNLYRRYKINTIAGGNDDYGSIREVVSRRYREAGQGHELYPDLIVIDGGLGQLHAARDAFDQLDMKPPQVIALAKKEELIYTEQKREPIHLARNNAGLKLCQAIRDEAHRFAQHYHHILRRKKVIGE, translated from the coding sequence ATGACCCACCGCCGTGACAAGCTCGACCAGCTGCTCGCCAAGGCCCGCGAGCTGCCCAAAACGCCCGGCGTCTATCTCATGAAAGACGCACAGGGCCGGGTCATCTACGTCGGCAAGGCCGGCAACCTCCCCAACCGCGTCAGCAGCTACTTCATCCCCTCCGCAGACCTCGGCCCGAAAAAGCAAAGCATGCTCGGCGTCGTCGACGACTTCGACATCATCGAATGCGAAGGCGAGTGGGAAGCCCTGCTCACCGAAAACCGACTCATCAAGGACATCCACCCCCGCTTCAACGCCCGCCTCACCGACGACAAAACCTTCCCCTACCTCGTCATCACCCTCCGCGATGACTTCCCCGGCGTCTACATCACCCGCGAGCCGAGCAACCCCGAATTCAAAGGCGCGAAAGTGCTCGGCCCGTTCACCTCCAGCGGCGCCCTGCGCGAAGCGATGCAACTGCTCCAACGCGTGTTCAAGTTCCGCACCTGCCATCTCGAAATCAACGACACCGACCCGAAGCAAGACGGCCGAGCGTACTTCCGCCCCTGCCTGCTCCACCCGATCAAGCAGTGCACCGCCCCCTGCGCCGCGAAGATCAGCAAGGCGGCCTACCGCGAAGACATCGACCGCTTCATCCGCTTCCTCGAATCCAAACGCTCTGTCATGCTCCGCGAGTTGCGCAACGAGATGGAGCAGGCGAGCAAAGACCTCGCCTTCGAGCGTGCGGCTGTGCTGCGCGATCAGATTAAAGCCATCGAAAAGCTCGACGAGCGCGGCAAGAAAAGCCAGGGCTGGCAACCCGAAGCCGAGACGTTCTACAGCGACCCGACGAAGGGCCTCGAATCGCTGCGCAAAACGCTCGGCCGAGATGAGCCGATCCGCTACATCGAATGCATCGACATCGCCCATCTTCAGGGCGGCGAAACCGTGGGCTCGAAGGTTGCCTTCATCGACGGCCGACCCCTGAAAAACCTCTACCGCCGATACAAGATCAACACCATCGCAGGCGGCAACGACGACTACGGCAGCATCCGCGAAGTCGTGTCCCGCCGATACCGCGAAGCAGGGCAGGGCCACGAACTCTACCCCGACCTGATCGTCATCGACGGCGGCCTCGGCCAGTTGCACGCCGCTCGCGACGCGTTCGACCAGCTCGACATGAAACCGCCGCAAGTCATCGCGCTGGCGAAAAAGGAAGAGCTGATCTACACCGAACAGAAGCGCGAGCCGATTCACCTCGCCCGCAACAACGCAGGGTTGAAGCTCTGCCAGGCCATCCGCGACGAAGCGCACCGCTTCGCGCAGCACTACCACCACATCCTGCGGCGGAAGAAAGTGATCGGGGAGTAG
- a CDS encoding EAL domain-containing protein: MVCQGKRSAHRCVCRQPVPELGVTGVVLCSQSPVVNLKLAEAFEPGPGGTFMVGESGWPERLGEFIETLSAIERRDLLASEVDEQGEANPWRAKPVEALLARVRSPWLPRLLNASAKGDDPATGLRAHFQPIVDTRRGTVYGFEALARATLDGETMPAGPIIDAARAHDAMFQFDQLARQAAIRQGWPQLLPGERLFINFAPTVIYDPAVCLQSTWEAAEAVGCDPTSLVFEVVESEQFPDMNHLKRILDAYRDLGAQVALDDLGSGHTALHYIDELHPDLIKLDRNLLPRDPGRANLSLLRGLVDYAHGQGIRVLAEGVETAAQYDMVREVGIEYAQGWYFAKPTPTMSRELEAVGVAGG; this comes from the coding sequence ATGGTCTGTCAAGGTAAGCGGTCGGCTCATCGTTGTGTTTGTCGTCAGCCGGTGCCGGAGTTGGGGGTCACGGGGGTGGTGCTGTGTTCACAGTCGCCGGTCGTGAATCTGAAGCTTGCCGAGGCATTTGAACCGGGGCCTGGCGGTACGTTCATGGTCGGTGAGTCGGGTTGGCCGGAGCGTCTGGGCGAATTTATTGAGACGCTCAGTGCGATTGAACGGCGGGACCTGCTGGCGTCGGAGGTGGACGAACAAGGCGAGGCCAATCCGTGGCGAGCGAAGCCGGTGGAGGCGTTGCTGGCACGCGTGCGTTCGCCCTGGCTGCCGCGGCTGCTCAACGCCTCGGCGAAGGGGGATGACCCGGCGACGGGGCTGCGGGCACACTTTCAGCCGATCGTCGATACCCGACGGGGCACGGTGTATGGCTTCGAGGCGCTGGCCCGGGCGACGCTCGATGGCGAAACGATGCCGGCGGGCCCGATCATCGACGCGGCCCGGGCGCATGATGCCATGTTTCAGTTTGATCAACTCGCGCGGCAGGCGGCGATTCGACAGGGTTGGCCTCAGCTTCTGCCGGGCGAACGGCTGTTCATCAACTTCGCGCCGACGGTGATCTACGACCCGGCGGTGTGTTTGCAGTCGACGTGGGAGGCGGCCGAGGCGGTGGGCTGCGATCCGACATCGCTGGTGTTTGAGGTGGTGGAGTCGGAGCAGTTTCCGGACATGAATCACCTGAAGCGGATTCTCGATGCGTACCGCGACCTCGGGGCGCAGGTCGCGCTGGACGACCTTGGGTCGGGGCATACCGCGTTGCATTACATTGACGAGCTGCATCCGGACCTGATCAAGCTGGACCGGAACCTGCTGCCGCGCGACCCCGGCCGAGCGAATCTGTCGCTGCTTCGCGGGCTGGTGGACTACGCTCATGGCCAGGGCATTCGCGTGCTCGCGGAGGGTGTGGAGACGGCGGCGCAGTACGACATGGTGCGAGAGGTGGGCATTGAATACGCGCAGGGCTGGTACTTTGCCAAGCCGACGCCGACGATGTCGCGCGAGCTGGAGGCGGTTGGTGTGGCGGGGGGCTGA